One genomic window of Nocardioides daphniae includes the following:
- a CDS encoding GDYXXLXY domain-containing protein gives MKPTKRRSLLVAGVAVAQLVLVGVAVAPQLSARTTGETYELAVSPVDPMDPFRGAYVDLDYPDLQPPDSWRQPSYDQDVFVVIEESDGLMKATDWTTDRPDSGTYLTCSPAGWPFSCGIESWFADSAEARRLEEAMRDKGAIAEVKIDSRGNAAIVGLRER, from the coding sequence ATGAAGCCCACCAAGAGGCGCAGCCTCCTCGTCGCCGGCGTCGCCGTGGCCCAGCTCGTGCTGGTCGGTGTCGCGGTGGCCCCCCAGCTGTCGGCCCGGACGACCGGCGAGACCTACGAGCTCGCGGTCTCACCGGTCGACCCGATGGACCCGTTCCGCGGGGCGTACGTCGACCTCGACTACCCCGACCTGCAACCGCCGGACTCCTGGCGCCAGCCCTCGTACGACCAGGACGTCTTCGTGGTCATCGAGGAGTCCGACGGCCTGATGAAGGCCACCGACTGGACGACCGACCGGCCCGACTCCGGCACCTACCTGACCTGCTCCCCCGCCGGGTGGCCGTTCAGCTGCGGCATCGAGTCGTGGTTCGCCGACTCCGCCGAGGCCCGCCGCCTCGAGGAGGCGATGCGCGACAAGGGCGCGATCGCCGAGGTGAAGATCGACTCCCGCGGCAACGCCGCGATCGTGGGCCTGCGCGAGCGGTGA
- a CDS encoding OsmC family protein — translation MAQHTYELALAWTGNRGTGTSGYRDYARDVVASARAGDKLELLLSADKPFRGDPGRWNPEELLVAALSECHLLSFLHVAVVHGVTVTAYADRPVGTMSQEGIGGRFTRVLLRPEVTVVDPAHVELVPQLHHEASQACFIASSVNFPVEHEPVTHVATG, via the coding sequence GTGGCCCAGCACACCTATGAGCTCGCCCTCGCCTGGACCGGCAACCGCGGCACCGGCACCTCCGGCTACCGCGACTACGCCCGCGACGTCGTCGCGAGCGCGCGGGCCGGCGACAAGCTGGAGCTGCTGCTCTCGGCCGACAAGCCCTTCCGCGGCGACCCCGGCCGCTGGAACCCCGAGGAGCTGCTGGTCGCCGCACTGAGCGAGTGCCACCTGCTGTCGTTCCTGCACGTCGCAGTGGTGCACGGGGTGACGGTCACGGCGTACGCGGACCGACCGGTCGGCACCATGAGCCAGGAGGGCATCGGCGGGCGTTTCACCCGGGTGCTGCTGCGCCCCGAGGTCACCGTCGTCGACCCGGCGCACGTCGAGCTGGTGCCGCAGCTGCACCACGAGGCCTCACAGGCGTGCTTCATCGCCTCGTCGGTCAACTTCCCCGTGGAGCACGAGCCGGTCACCCACGTCGCCACCGGCTGA
- the otsB gene encoding trehalose-phosphatase, giving the protein MELNDPTASALYEAVVRSGGDLVVGLDFDGTLAPIVEDPTQAHVHPDVPDLLVALADRVRGVAVVTGRPVRQALALGDLDQVGTRIAERHRSFIVLGQYGNERWTAVDRRVVSPRPPAGLAGFLREVPSLVRRADAADAYVEPKGLAVALHTRRLPDPVGSFARLLPLVADAATRHGLAVEPGRLVVEVRAPGMHKGLAVSRLAEEWSAKGFLFAGDDLGDVEAFTELRAMRDDGIATMAVCSHGGDGPEELEEIADHVVDGPEGVVDFLKGLVADLGPQAG; this is encoded by the coding sequence ATGGAGCTCAACGACCCCACGGCATCCGCGCTGTACGAGGCCGTGGTGCGCTCGGGCGGTGACCTCGTGGTCGGTCTCGACTTCGACGGCACCCTCGCCCCCATCGTCGAGGACCCCACCCAGGCGCACGTCCACCCCGACGTCCCCGACCTCCTGGTTGCGCTGGCTGACCGGGTGCGCGGCGTCGCGGTGGTCACCGGCCGCCCGGTCCGCCAGGCGCTCGCCCTCGGCGACCTCGACCAGGTCGGCACCCGGATCGCCGAGCGGCACCGCTCCTTCATCGTCCTGGGGCAGTACGGCAACGAGCGGTGGACCGCCGTCGACCGCCGCGTCGTCTCGCCCCGGCCCCCTGCCGGCCTGGCCGGCTTCCTGCGCGAGGTGCCCTCACTCGTACGCCGTGCCGACGCCGCCGACGCCTACGTCGAGCCCAAGGGCCTCGCGGTCGCGCTGCACACACGGCGCCTGCCTGACCCGGTCGGCTCCTTCGCCCGCCTGCTGCCGCTGGTCGCCGACGCCGCCACCCGGCACGGCCTCGCCGTGGAGCCGGGCCGCCTCGTCGTGGAGGTGCGCGCGCCCGGCATGCACAAGGGGCTCGCAGTGAGCCGCCTGGCCGAGGAGTGGAGTGCCAAGGGCTTCCTCTTCGCCGGTGACGACCTGGGTGACGTCGAGGCCTTTACCGAGCTGCGCGCCATGCGTGACGACGGGATCGCCACCATGGCGGTCTGCTCCCACGGCGGCGACGGACCCGAGGAGCTGGAGGAGATCGCCGACCACGTCGTCGACGGCCCTGAGGGTGTCGTCGACTTCCTCAAGGGGCTCGTCGCCGACCTCGGCCCGCAGGCCGGGTGA
- a CDS encoding LytR C-terminal domain-containing protein, which yields MSPLNSRRRNERGVAFPSPVVMLSVIAVAMAGFAFVATKDAPEQERKVENVAKTAPTPTPTPTPSATPTKKPKPKLDRSKVYVEVYNNSGITGLAGRTASKITAAGWQVVGSDNWVGHIPEPTVYHPPRLKAEAKQLALDLGIRRTKVAVAPMKLDRLTVILTG from the coding sequence GTGAGCCCCCTGAACTCGCGCCGTCGCAACGAGCGCGGCGTCGCCTTCCCCTCGCCGGTCGTCATGCTGAGCGTCATCGCCGTGGCGATGGCCGGCTTCGCCTTCGTCGCGACCAAGGACGCCCCCGAGCAGGAGCGCAAGGTCGAGAACGTCGCGAAGACCGCGCCCACCCCGACCCCGACGCCCACCCCGTCGGCCACCCCGACCAAGAAGCCCAAGCCCAAGCTCGACCGCAGCAAGGTCTACGTCGAGGTCTACAACAACTCGGGCATCACGGGCCTCGCCGGGCGTACGGCTTCCAAGATCACCGCCGCCGGCTGGCAGGTCGTCGGCTCCGACAACTGGGTCGGGCACATCCCCGAGCCGACCGTCTACCACCCGCCGCGGCTCAAGGCCGAGGCCAAGCAGCTGGCCCTCGACCTCGGCATCCGCCGCACCAAGGTCGCCGTCGCGCCGATGAAGCTCGACCGCCTCACCGTCATCCTGACCGGCTGA
- a CDS encoding DUF3263 domain-containing protein, whose product MDAANALQGNGADQATGLSERDRDILEFERHWWKYAGAKEQAVREKFHMSSTRYYQVLNALIDSQAALEADPLLVRRLRRLRQQRQRQRSARRLGFEI is encoded by the coding sequence ATGGACGCCGCCAACGCCCTCCAGGGCAACGGAGCCGATCAGGCCACCGGCCTGAGCGAGCGCGACCGCGACATCCTGGAGTTCGAGCGCCACTGGTGGAAGTACGCCGGCGCCAAGGAGCAGGCGGTCCGCGAGAAGTTCCACATGAGCTCGACGCGCTACTACCAGGTGCTCAACGCGCTCATCGACTCCCAGGCTGCGCTGGAGGCCGACCCGTTGCTCGTGCGTCGCCTCCGCCGCCTGCGTCAGCAGCGCCAGCGCCAGCGCTCCGCCCGCCGCCTCGGCTTCGAGATCTGA
- a CDS encoding FMN-binding glutamate synthase family protein: MGRISTGGKVAGLAAAALGGVVVRDLTQRQHALLRNFPIIGHFRYWVETVGPELRQYIVTSNDEERPFSRDQRRWIYASAKGENNYFGFGTDNDVEGLAGYPIIKHRTFAGPGATTARHGSEGVAVPSAKVLGGPRGRRHAFRPASVVNISGMSFGALSEPALRSLNQGAALVDCLQNTGEGSIAPAHRHGGELIFQIGTAYFGCRDEHGRFDLDRLVDLVASAPVKAIEIKLSQGAKPGLGGMLPAAKVDRTIAEIRGIPVGVDCASPSRHTAFDDVDSMLDLVEEIADATGLPVGIKSAVGNMDFWDELVELMQPRTRGVDFVNIDGGEGGTGAAPMVFADSVAYPFRVAFSEVHKRFAAAGLTDDVTFIGAGKLGLPENALVAFALGADMVNVGREAMLSIGCIQAQKCHTDHCPVGVATQNPRYTRGLDPTSKTQRLASYVLALRRDLLKVSEAVGVVHPGLLTPDDIDILDGQRSAVPLRELYGYQPGWGELGPGLRDELVEVMARLGEDQKGR, from the coding sequence ATGGGACGCATCTCGACCGGTGGCAAGGTGGCGGGACTCGCAGCGGCAGCGCTGGGCGGGGTGGTCGTCCGCGACCTGACCCAGCGGCAGCACGCCCTGCTGCGCAACTTCCCGATCATCGGGCACTTCCGCTACTGGGTCGAGACGGTGGGCCCGGAGCTGCGGCAGTACATCGTCACCAGCAACGACGAGGAGCGCCCCTTCTCCCGCGACCAGCGACGCTGGATCTACGCGAGCGCGAAGGGCGAGAACAACTACTTCGGCTTCGGCACCGACAACGACGTCGAGGGGCTGGCCGGATATCCGATCATCAAGCACCGCACCTTCGCCGGCCCCGGCGCCACCACCGCTCGGCACGGCAGCGAGGGCGTCGCGGTGCCGTCGGCGAAGGTGCTCGGTGGGCCGCGTGGACGGCGCCACGCCTTCCGCCCGGCGTCGGTGGTCAACATCTCCGGGATGAGCTTCGGGGCTCTGTCGGAGCCCGCCCTGCGCTCGCTCAACCAGGGCGCGGCCCTGGTCGACTGCCTGCAGAACACCGGTGAGGGGTCGATCGCCCCGGCCCACCGGCACGGCGGCGAGCTCATCTTCCAGATCGGCACCGCCTACTTCGGCTGCCGTGACGAGCACGGACGCTTCGACCTCGACCGGCTCGTCGACCTGGTCGCCTCCGCCCCGGTGAAGGCGATCGAGATCAAGCTCTCCCAGGGGGCCAAGCCGGGGCTGGGCGGCATGCTGCCCGCGGCCAAGGTGGACCGCACGATCGCCGAGATCCGCGGCATCCCGGTGGGCGTGGACTGTGCCTCGCCGAGCCGCCACACGGCCTTCGACGACGTCGACTCCATGCTCGACCTGGTCGAGGAGATCGCCGACGCCACCGGCCTGCCCGTCGGGATCAAGTCGGCCGTGGGCAACATGGACTTCTGGGACGAGCTCGTCGAGCTCATGCAGCCGCGCACCCGCGGCGTCGACTTCGTCAACATCGACGGCGGCGAGGGCGGCACCGGCGCTGCGCCGATGGTCTTCGCCGACTCGGTCGCCTACCCGTTCCGGGTCGCCTTCTCCGAGGTCCACAAGCGGTTCGCGGCCGCCGGGCTGACCGACGACGTCACCTTCATCGGGGCTGGCAAGCTCGGCCTGCCGGAGAACGCGCTGGTCGCCTTCGCGCTCGGTGCCGACATGGTCAACGTCGGGCGCGAGGCCATGCTGTCGATCGGCTGCATCCAGGCCCAGAAGTGCCACACCGACCACTGTCCGGTCGGCGTCGCCACCCAGAACCCGCGCTACACCCGGGGCCTCGACCCGACGTCGAAGACCCAGCGGCTGGCCAGCTACGTCCTGGCCCTGCGCCGCGACCTGCTCAAGGTCTCCGAGGCGGTCGGCGTGGTGCACCCCGGCCTGCTCACGCCCGACGACATCGACATCCTGGACGGTCAGCGCTCGGCCGTGCCGCTGCGCGAGCTCTACGGCTACCAGCCGGGGTGGGGCGAGCTCGGGCCCGGTTTGCGCGACGAGCTCGTCGAGGTCATGGCGCGTCTGGGCGAGGACCAGAAGGGCCGCTGA
- a CDS encoding MFS transporter, which translates to MWTAGETFGLALGPSLYALILTLGDYRSSTDGSAVQPDSALTAITVGFSVVPALLILASLWWLRRYTLTADDVRAALAATPAPAAPTSKDAR; encoded by the coding sequence GTGTGGACCGCGGGCGAGACCTTCGGGCTGGCCCTCGGACCGAGCCTGTACGCCCTCATCCTCACCCTCGGCGACTACCGCTCCTCCACCGACGGCAGCGCGGTGCAGCCCGACTCGGCGCTCACCGCGATCACCGTCGGCTTCAGCGTCGTCCCAGCCCTGCTCATCCTGGCCAGCCTCTGGTGGCTGCGTCGCTACACCTTGACCGCCGACGACGTGCGGGCCGCCCTGGCCGCGACGCCGGCACCCGCAGCTCCGACCTCGAAGGACGCACGATGA
- a CDS encoding pyridoxal-dependent decarboxylase, translating into MSTPDALARLRALQADDLPVHGGRTLAYVYDSGLADVDRVGREAVAAYAGSNGLDPTAFPSLLQMENELVGFAADLLNAPDEAVGTVTSGGTESILLAVQAARDSRPEVVSPSMVIPETAHAAFHKAAHYFGVRTVVVPVGDDFRPNPWAMGRGDRRDHGARRRLGAGRTRTGSSTR; encoded by the coding sequence ATGAGCACCCCTGACGCCCTGGCCCGACTGCGCGCGTTGCAGGCCGACGACCTGCCTGTGCACGGTGGCCGGACGCTCGCCTACGTCTACGACTCCGGCCTGGCCGACGTCGACCGGGTCGGGCGGGAGGCCGTGGCGGCGTACGCAGGGTCGAACGGCCTCGACCCGACCGCCTTCCCGAGCCTGCTGCAGATGGAGAACGAGCTGGTGGGCTTCGCCGCCGACCTGCTCAACGCGCCCGACGAGGCGGTCGGCACGGTCACCTCGGGCGGCACCGAGTCGATCCTGCTGGCGGTCCAGGCCGCGCGGGACTCGCGCCCCGAGGTGGTCTCGCCGTCGATGGTGATCCCCGAGACCGCCCACGCTGCCTTCCACAAGGCTGCGCACTACTTCGGGGTCCGGACGGTCGTGGTGCCGGTCGGCGACGACTTCCGCCCCAACCCGTGGGCGATGGGCCGGGGCGATCGACGGGACCACGGTGCTCGTCGTCGCCTCGGCGCCGGTCGTACGCGCACGGGGTCATCGACCCGGTGA
- a CDS encoding pyridoxal-dependent decarboxylase — protein sequence MTEIAAQAKSKKVRCHVDACIGGWVLPYAERLGRDVPEWDFRVPGVTSISVDTHKYAYAPKGTSVLLHRSPELRRAQYFASARWPGYTMLNATTQSTKSGGPLAGAWAVVTTLGDEGYLALTEQVLDAVEAIVAGIGEVAGVRVVVPPDSTLVAIACDETLDPFTLTDEMTSRGWYVQPQMSFAGRPATVHLSVSAATLAGVDDLLVALRDSVAAAVKAGPVVVDPGVVDFIAALDPARLTDDDFEGLLAASGLMGDPDAGLALPERMAEVNALLDVASPAMREALLVAFLDRLARPARE from the coding sequence GTGACCGAGATCGCGGCGCAGGCGAAGTCGAAGAAGGTGCGCTGCCACGTCGACGCCTGCATCGGCGGCTGGGTGCTGCCGTACGCCGAGCGCCTCGGCCGCGACGTGCCCGAGTGGGACTTCCGGGTGCCCGGAGTCACCTCCATCTCGGTGGACACCCACAAGTACGCCTACGCCCCCAAGGGCACCTCGGTGCTGCTGCACCGCTCGCCGGAGCTGCGGCGGGCGCAGTACTTCGCCTCGGCCCGGTGGCCGGGCTACACGATGCTCAACGCGACCACGCAGTCGACGAAGTCGGGCGGCCCGCTGGCCGGAGCCTGGGCGGTGGTCACCACGCTCGGCGACGAGGGCTACCTGGCACTGACTGAGCAGGTGCTCGACGCGGTCGAGGCGATCGTCGCCGGCATCGGTGAGGTCGCCGGCGTACGCGTGGTCGTGCCACCGGACTCGACCCTGGTCGCGATCGCCTGCGACGAGACCCTGGACCCCTTCACGTTGACCGACGAGATGACCTCGCGCGGCTGGTACGTGCAGCCGCAGATGTCGTTCGCCGGGCGCCCCGCGACGGTGCACCTGTCGGTGAGCGCCGCGACGCTGGCCGGTGTCGACGACCTCCTGGTGGCGCTGCGCGACTCGGTGGCGGCCGCGGTGAAGGCGGGCCCGGTGGTCGTGGACCCCGGTGTCGTCGACTTCATCGCCGCGCTCGACCCCGCCCGCCTCACCGACGACGACTTCGAGGGGCTGCTGGCCGCGTCCGGGTTGATGGGCGACCCCGACGCCGGGTTGGCCCTGCCCGAGCGGATGGCCGAGGTCAACGCGCTGCTCGACGTGGCGTCGCCGGCGATGCGCGAGGCTCTGCTGGTGGCCTTCCTGGATCGGTTGGCGCGGCCGGCTCGCGAGTGA
- a CDS encoding uracil-DNA glycosylase, giving the protein MSGLPDLVDRGLMAPDWAEALVAVDPEIDARITAMGSFLRGELAAGRGYLPAGDAVFRAFERPLADVRVLVVGQDPYPTPGHPIGLSFAVARDVRPLPRSLTNIYRELEADLGVAPASHGDLTAWSAQGVMLLNRVLTVAPGAAGSHRRRGWEQVTDAAIAALVRRGGPLVALLWGRDAQQLRGALGTTPVIESAHPSPLSASRGFFGSRPFSRVSAMLEEQGGGPIDWRLE; this is encoded by the coding sequence ATGAGCGGACTCCCCGACCTCGTGGACCGAGGCCTGATGGCCCCCGACTGGGCGGAGGCACTGGTCGCGGTCGACCCGGAGATCGACGCGCGGATCACCGCAATGGGGTCCTTCCTCCGCGGCGAGCTCGCCGCCGGGCGCGGCTACCTGCCGGCGGGCGACGCGGTCTTCCGGGCCTTCGAGCGTCCGCTGGCCGACGTACGCGTGCTGGTCGTCGGGCAGGATCCCTACCCCACGCCCGGCCACCCGATCGGGTTGAGCTTCGCGGTGGCCCGGGACGTACGCCCCCTTCCGCGCAGCCTGACCAACATCTACCGCGAGCTCGAGGCCGACCTGGGCGTCGCGCCGGCGTCGCACGGCGACCTGACGGCATGGTCGGCCCAGGGCGTGATGCTGCTCAACCGGGTGCTCACGGTGGCGCCGGGCGCGGCCGGCTCGCACCGCAGGCGCGGGTGGGAGCAGGTCACCGACGCGGCCATCGCCGCCCTCGTACGCCGCGGCGGCCCGCTGGTCGCGCTGCTGTGGGGTCGCGACGCGCAGCAGCTCAGGGGCGCGCTGGGCACGACGCCGGTCATCGAGTCCGCGCACCCCTCGCCCCTGTCGGCGTCGCGCGGCTTCTTCGGCTCGCGCCCGTTCAGTCGCGTCAGTGCCATGCTGGAGGAGCAGGGAGGAGGTCCGATCGACTGGCGACTGGAATAA
- a CDS encoding dioxygenase has translation MNRMPALFIGHGAPPLLDDPIWSGELKQWAAALPRPTAILIVSAHWESAPISLTASGAELVYDFGGFAPKYYNMRYDTPDSTALSARIAAMMPAGVPVHQHRSRGLDHGAWVPLKIMYPDADIPVVQMSLPTHDPATLMSLGERLRPLRDEGVLIIGSGFLTHGLPFLKEFRIEAAAPGWSKDFDAWAAEAMRRGDVDELAQYRTKAPGMPYAHPTVEHYTPLFVTLGAATKADDPARPAHRRLLDGPVEAFPPGRLSLPRTRPRRCERMPR, from the coding sequence ATGAACCGCATGCCCGCCCTCTTCATCGGCCACGGGGCCCCGCCACTGCTCGACGACCCGATCTGGTCGGGCGAGCTCAAGCAGTGGGCCGCGGCCCTCCCCCGCCCCACGGCGATCCTGATCGTCTCCGCGCACTGGGAGTCCGCGCCGATCAGCCTCACCGCCAGTGGCGCCGAGCTGGTCTACGACTTCGGCGGCTTCGCGCCGAAGTACTACAACATGCGCTACGACACCCCCGACTCCACCGCGCTGTCGGCCCGGATCGCCGCGATGATGCCGGCCGGAGTCCCGGTCCACCAGCACCGCAGCCGCGGCCTCGACCACGGCGCCTGGGTGCCGCTCAAGATCATGTACCCCGACGCCGACATCCCGGTCGTGCAGATGTCGCTGCCCACCCACGACCCGGCGACGCTCATGTCGCTCGGCGAGCGCCTGCGCCCGCTGCGCGACGAGGGCGTGCTGATCATCGGGTCGGGCTTCCTCACCCACGGCCTGCCGTTCCTCAAGGAGTTCCGCATCGAGGCGGCCGCCCCGGGCTGGTCGAAGGACTTCGACGCCTGGGCCGCCGAGGCGATGCGCCGCGGCGACGTCGACGAGCTCGCGCAGTACCGCACCAAGGCGCCCGGCATGCCGTACGCCCACCCGACGGTCGAGCACTACACGCCGCTCTTCGTGACGCTCGGCGCCGCGACGAAGGCCGACGACCCGGCGCGACCAGCGCATCGACGGCTTCTGGATGGGCCTGTCGAAGCGTTCCCTCCAGGTCGCCTGAGCCTGCCTCGCACCCGGCCCCGCCGGTGTGAGAGGATGCCTCGGTGA
- a CDS encoding glycoside hydrolase family 6 protein, translating into MALQRLALLASAALAAAALSTPTTTVTPVAANAAGAKIVKRTTSGDYTANGNKVMDAGTSSSKLAGTWGVYNGPADMASAAYERANAVQRADLKWMIDQPRAGWMGAWIPDHEIAAKTKRYIELSQNGNPDALVQITIFRMHPWYTESRTKAPTKKQIASYKRWIKASAAAIGDTPTALMLQPDSTFLRTVPNFKLSAGLIRFAAKEYGALPNTRVYLETGGWDWPAPGQGGVKEAVRLLSAMGMEHADGVVTNTTHYNKTEWDVQRIADISEAFAKKGLKGRKGIVNTSSNGKGFEFGKYTGPDPDHAFVCGKKLKGTCVTLGIPPTTDVGNPAWGLDQRTRQLAEKYVDAYMWVGRPWLHRQASPFMMKRTRGLIASSPYRGQ; encoded by the coding sequence GTGGCCCTCCAACGCCTCGCCCTGCTCGCCTCCGCCGCGCTCGCCGCAGCGGCGCTCTCCACGCCCACGACGACGGTGACCCCGGTCGCCGCCAACGCTGCGGGCGCCAAGATCGTCAAGCGCACGACGTCGGGCGACTACACCGCCAACGGCAACAAGGTCATGGACGCCGGCACCAGCTCCTCGAAGCTCGCCGGCACCTGGGGCGTCTACAACGGCCCCGCTGACATGGCCTCCGCGGCGTACGAGCGAGCCAACGCGGTCCAGCGGGCCGACCTCAAGTGGATGATCGACCAGCCGCGCGCCGGCTGGATGGGTGCCTGGATCCCCGACCACGAGATCGCGGCCAAGACGAAGCGCTACATCGAGCTCTCGCAGAACGGCAACCCGGACGCGCTCGTGCAGATCACGATCTTCCGGATGCATCCCTGGTACACCGAGTCGAGGACGAAGGCCCCGACGAAGAAGCAGATCGCCAGCTACAAGCGGTGGATCAAGGCGTCGGCCGCCGCGATCGGTGACACCCCGACCGCACTGATGCTGCAGCCCGACTCGACGTTCCTGCGCACCGTGCCCAACTTCAAGCTCTCCGCCGGCCTGATCCGCTTCGCGGCCAAGGAGTACGGCGCCCTCCCCAACACCCGCGTCTACCTCGAGACCGGCGGCTGGGACTGGCCCGCGCCGGGGCAGGGAGGCGTCAAGGAGGCCGTGCGCCTGCTCTCCGCGATGGGGATGGAGCACGCCGACGGCGTCGTCACCAACACCACGCACTACAACAAGACCGAGTGGGACGTGCAGCGCATCGCGGACATCTCCGAGGCCTTCGCCAAGAAGGGCCTGAAGGGGCGCAAGGGCATCGTCAACACGTCGTCCAACGGCAAGGGCTTCGAGTTCGGCAAGTACACCGGCCCGGACCCCGACCACGCCTTCGTCTGCGGCAAGAAGCTCAAGGGCACCTGCGTCACGCTGGGCATCCCGCCGACCACCGACGTCGGCAACCCGGCGTGGGGGCTCGACCAGAGGACGCGCCAGCTCGCCGAGAAGTACGTCGACGCCTACATGTGGGTCGGACGCCCCTGGCTGCACCGCCAGGCCTCGCCCTTCATGATGAAGCGCACGCGCGGCCTCATCGCCTCCTCGCCCTACCGCGGCCAGTGA
- a CDS encoding DUF4032 domain-containing protein → MALRIVASRPDPAVVRLPWHLPLEEWGDEYVVPLPRGLSRHVVRIVRLGSKVYAVKETQEPIAFAEYRLLRDLQRLYLPAVKPQGVVTGRTARDGSPLPACLLTEHLAYSLPYRSLFSHGVTADRVPSLVDAIVVLLARLHLAGFYWGDVSLSNVLFRRNAGEFAAYLVDAETGELRDSVSDRMREHDLTVGGENIFAELMDLQASGKMSGQLDAREIVAMLHERYRLLMAELTGTEEFGLDEMWRIEQRIERLNELGFDVDEIDIVTDYDGQRVEIQPKVVDLGHHARELQGLTGLSVEENQARRLLNDLAAYTASHDLGREDRHVVASRWLTTVYEPIAAMVPDEARSKLEPAERFHEILEHRWHLSEEAGHEVDIFEAARDWVDQVLPARPDEAIASDDA, encoded by the coding sequence ATGGCGCTGCGCATCGTGGCCAGCCGGCCGGACCCCGCCGTGGTCCGCCTGCCCTGGCACCTCCCGCTGGAGGAGTGGGGCGATGAGTACGTCGTCCCGCTCCCCCGCGGCCTCTCGCGCCACGTCGTACGGATCGTGCGGCTCGGGTCGAAGGTGTACGCCGTCAAGGAGACCCAGGAGCCGATCGCCTTCGCCGAGTACCGGCTGCTGCGGGACCTGCAGCGGCTCTACCTGCCGGCGGTGAAGCCGCAGGGCGTCGTCACCGGGCGCACGGCCAGGGACGGGTCGCCGTTGCCGGCCTGCCTGCTGACCGAGCACCTCGCCTACTCGCTGCCCTACCGCAGCCTCTTCAGCCACGGGGTCACCGCCGACCGGGTCCCCTCGTTGGTCGACGCGATCGTGGTGCTGCTGGCCCGCCTGCACCTGGCGGGCTTCTACTGGGGCGACGTGTCGCTGAGCAACGTGCTCTTCCGCCGCAACGCCGGCGAGTTCGCCGCCTACCTGGTCGACGCGGAGACCGGCGAGCTGCGTGACTCGGTGAGCGACCGGATGCGCGAGCACGACCTGACCGTGGGCGGGGAGAACATCTTCGCCGAGCTGATGGACCTGCAGGCCTCGGGGAAGATGTCCGGCCAGCTGGACGCCCGCGAGATCGTGGCCATGCTGCACGAGCGCTACCGCCTGCTGATGGCCGAGCTCACCGGCACCGAGGAGTTCGGGCTCGACGAGATGTGGCGCATCGAGCAGCGCATCGAGCGGCTCAACGAGCTGGGCTTCGACGTCGACGAAATCGACATCGTCACCGACTACGACGGCCAGCGGGTGGAGATCCAGCCCAAGGTCGTCGACCTCGGCCACCACGCCCGCGAGCTGCAGGGGCTGACCGGCCTCAGCGTCGAGGAGAACCAGGCTCGCCGGCTGCTCAACGACCTGGCCGCCTACACCGCCTCGCACGACCTCGGTCGCGAGGACCGCCACGTGGTGGCCAGCCGCTGGCTCACCACCGTCTACGAGCCGATCGCCGCGATGGTCCCCGACGAGGCTCGCAGCAAGCTGGAGCCGGCCGAGCGCTTCCACGAGATCCTCGAGCACCGGTGGCACCTCTCCGAGGAGGCCGGCCACGAGGTCGACATCTTCGAGGCGGCCCGGGACTGGGTCGACCAGGTGCTGCCGGCGCGCCCCGACGAGGCGATCGCCAGCGACGACGCCTGA
- a CDS encoding gluconokinase: MTTEAPWHLVFMGVSGSGKSTAMMAVQELLGWEFAEGDDFHPPENVAKMASGRPLTDADRWGWLESLADWTRERDEAGRPTLLSCSALRKVYRDVLRRGGERTFFVHNVGDKGLLLQRMESREHFMPSSLLESQLDTLEQLQPYEEGMVVDVAQPPERIAAMVLARLGLEPRG; encoded by the coding sequence ATGACGACCGAGGCGCCGTGGCACCTCGTCTTCATGGGGGTCTCCGGCTCGGGCAAGAGCACCGCGATGATGGCGGTGCAGGAGCTGCTGGGCTGGGAGTTCGCCGAGGGCGACGACTTCCACCCCCCGGAGAACGTCGCCAAGATGGCCTCCGGTCGTCCCCTGACCGATGCCGACCGGTGGGGCTGGCTCGAGTCGCTCGCCGACTGGACGCGGGAGCGGGACGAGGCTGGTCGGCCGACGCTGCTCAGCTGCTCGGCCCTGCGCAAGGTCTACCGCGACGTGCTGCGACGCGGCGGCGAGCGCACCTTCTTCGTGCACAACGTCGGCGACAAGGGGCTGCTGCTGCAGCGGATGGAGTCGCGCGAGCACTTCATGCCGTCGTCGCTGCTCGAGTCGCAGCTCGACACCCTCGAGCAGCTCCAGCCCTACGAGGAGGGCATGGTCGTCGACGTGGCCCAGCCGCCGGAGCGGATCGCGGCGATGGTCCTGGCCAGGCTCGGCCTCGAGCCGCGGGGCTGA